In Mammaliicoccus sp. Marseille-Q6498, the genomic stretch TACCTAACATATGACTATATTGATGAAATGCTTGTAATAACGTACCATCTCCACCAACTGATATCACGATATCTGGTGAATCAACATCTTCAACCATTTTGAAATCATTCATATGGTTTTTCATCTTATACATTAATGCATTGGACTTTGAATCACCTTTTGATAATATATTATACTTCACAGCATTCACCCCTTAATCATGTTTATGTTTGTTGCTTTTTTGCCTTGAATAATATTTTTGAGCTTCTTGAATTTCTTCACGAATTTCAGACATTTCTTCATCTAGTAAAAATGCTGCTTCTGCCGCTCTTTCAAGTCTATTTCTTATTTCAGGAGGATAATCTCCATCGTATTTATATCTTAGTGTATGTTCAATTGTTGCCCAGAAATTCATAGCTAAAGTTCTAATTTGTATTTCTGCTAAAATATAAGTTTGACCATGTAACGTTTCTATAGGATAGCTGACGATAACATGATATGAACGATAACCACTTTCTTTAGTATATTGAATATAATTACGCTCTTCTACGACTTCGAAGTCTTGTCGTTGTCTTAATAATTCAACAACTACATCGATATCGTCCACAAATTGACACATCATTCTTAAACCCGCAATATCATACATTTCTTCTCTTAATCTATCAAAAGGTATGTCACGCTGATTTGCTTTATCAATAATACTTGATATAGGCTTTACACGCCCTGTTACAAACTCAATTGGCGAAGGTCTATCTAAAGATTCATATTGTTTACGTAACCCCTTCAATTTAATCTTCAATTCGTCAATTGCTTGTTTATATGGTTCCAAAAATTCTTCCCATTGATTCATAACCATCACTCCGCTTTGTTTAATTCAAATGCTTCCTCTACTGATGCTACAAATTCTTTACCATAGTTGTGATTATCTGCGATGTTATCTAATAAATATTCCATCTCTTCTTTAAATGAAGTTAATTTTAAATGATCATTTACAATTACTTCTTTATCAAAATTATTGTGAATCATCGACCAAGTTTCTTCGACAAATAATAAGTAATTATAATTTTCACCATTATCTAACATATATACAAATGCATGATTATCACTATCTACAATCATATGTTCAGTAGGTTCAAAACCTTCAGTTGATTGATCAGTGTAGCATTTTATTTGATTGTCATTAATTTTAATTTCGTTCACATAAATACGCATTGCTGTTCCTCCTTATTCCAATCCATTTTAACACATTTTAATTTAAACATTCATAACATGGCGTTATTTTTATTCAATTACTTGTTAAAGCCAATAACTTCTATAATAATAGTATAAAAAGGAAGTGTAAAAATTAATGGGACAAGAATTAGAAATTGAATTTAAAAACATGCTCACTGAAGATGAATATAAATCTATCAAACATTATTATTTTAAACAAAACGAACCATTTAAACAAACAAATCACTATATCGATACACAAAATCACGATATCATATCTAAAAAAATGGCTCTAAGAATTCGAGAAAAAGCTAATCAATTTGAAATGACTTTAAAAGTTCCACAAGAAGTTGGTTTACTTGAATACAATGAAGTCGTCGAATTTTTACCCGAAAAAAATCAAAAACTAGACAAACAATTTTTACCAATTAGTATTACTAACATATTAATGAAACACAACATTCCAATAGAAGAATTAGAATTGCTGGGTGACTTAACGACATATAGATTAGAAAAAGAAACTGAAGATGGTCTTCTCGTTTTAGATCACAGTAAATATTTAAATACTGAAGACTATGAACTCGAATTTGAAGTGAGTGACTATCAACAAGGTGAAAAAGCATTTTCAAAACTTTTAAACTCACTTAATATTAATAGAAGAAAGCCAGATAATAAGGTTAAACGTTTCTTTGATACTGAACGCAAAAGTACTTAAAAAAGGTATAGGTACAAGTCGAAATACTTTTAAAAATTTAAGAACATGTTATATTAATATTATCAATAACGAAACAAGCAAGAAAAGGTGAAATGATGAACCCATATGAAGTAATCGACCCCAAAGACTTATACGATATGATTGATCATTTTTATATCCTTGTAGAACAGGATTCGCGGATTAATCATCTTTTCCCAGGTGACTTTGCAGAAACGAGTCGCAAACAAAAACAGTTTTTAACTCAATTTTTAGGTGGACCTGCGTTATATACAGAAGAACATGGACATCCTATGTTACGTCAACGTCACTTGCCATTTAAAATTACAAATATAGAAAGAGACGCTTGGTTAGAAAATATGCACCAGGCACTCGACGCATCTCAATTAGACAAAGATATACAAGAATATTTATTTGAAAGACTCAAGCTAACTGCAAATCATATGGTTAACGCTTAATATAGTTGAAGGTGGATAATATGGCCGAAGAATTAAGATTAATCTATGCTAATGAACAGAATAATATAGATTTAACACCCGTTAGCAAAATCGAAATATATTCATTTTTCGATCCATTTTGCGAAGATTGTTTTAATCTATCATCTACTTTAGCAAAGTTAAAAATTGAATATCAAAAATATATAAAAATTCGTCAAATTTTGAACCCATCTCTAAAAGTTTTAACTAAGTGTCAGGCTCAAAGTACATGTGAATTTGATAACGTCGCGTTAGCTTTTAAAGCAGCAGAATTGCAAGGACATAATAAAGCTACTAGATTTCTCAATCTAATACAAAACGAAATCATACCACATGAGAAAATCATTACGAGTGAATTAGTTAGAAAGTGCGCATATAAAGCTGGAATCGATTTGTCAGTATTTATTAAAGACTTACAAGATCAAGCTTTAACTGAAAGTCTGCAAACAGATTTGCACATCGCACGAGAAATGGATATTAATATGACACCATCTTTAGTATTCTTCAATGAAGATATACATTCTGAAGGACTTAAAGTTGAAGGCTTGTACCCATATCATATTTATACGTATATCATTCAAGAACTTATTGGAACTGAAGTTGAAAAACAACTCCCACCAAAATTACTAGAATATATACAATCGCAAAGTATCATTTCTGAACAAGAAATTGCTACTATTTATGAATGGCCAGAGAAAATTGTAAAAAGAGAACTAAGAAAATTACAATTACAAGGTTATGTCGAACCTCAAACTTCTCCACACGGTGATTTTTGGAAATGCAAAAAATAAAACATAAAAGTAACTGCCGATTTTAGATGTGATCTGAAATCGGCAGTTTTTTTGCGTGTATTGCGCGTTAGAATCGCTCGTCCTAGTTCCCTATCTATATAAAATAAATTCTAATGATTTACTGATAAAAAAACCGATATAGCCGGAATGGCTATATCGGTTTTTTGTTTTGTATCAATCCGATTGATCAATACAACCGTTCTTGATAGATAACTTTTGGGATGTTAACTATGAATGAATAAATAAAAAACACCGTGTCTGATTACACGGTGCTTAAACAAAGGGGATGGGAGAAATTTTTCACTTCAAACAAAGGGGTATGTTTGTTATGTGATTAATTTCATGTATGTAATATAACATGCTCTGCATACTTAATTCAACAAAAAACGTTATATTTTTGCATTTGTCACATACTTGTCATATTGGAAACGTGTACACGTCATTAATTGCTTTTTACTAGCTTTTCGAACGCATTTAGTTTCTCTTCAAATACTTCCATCGCTTCTTCAATTGGTTTTTTAGAAGTCATATCGACTCCAGCTTTTTTCAATACTTCTATTGGATAATCTGAACTACCTGCTTTTAAGAACTCATTAATATATCTTTTAACTGCTGGTTCGCCTTCTTCTAAAATTTGTTTACTTAATGCTTGTGCTGCACTATAACCTGTAGCATATTGGTAAACATAGAAATTATAGTAGAAATGCGGTATACGAGACCATTCTTTAGCAATGTTGTCATCTGTTACAACTGAATCACCAAAATACTTAACATTTAATTCTGCGTATTCTTTATTTAGTCTTTCTGAAGTTAATGGTTCGCCCTCTTCTACTATTTTATGAATAAGATGTTCAAATTCAGCAAACATCGTTTGTCTAAATAAAGTAGCTCTAAATCTTTCTAATTCTTGATTAAGTAAATACTTACGTTTCTCTGGATCTTCTAAATTCTTATCCATATATTCACTTAATAAAGCTTCGTTTGTTGTTGAAGCTACTTCTGCAACGAAAATAGAATAATCACTTTCATTTGATTGTTGATTTTTACGGCTAAAGTAACTATGTGCAGAATGTCCAAATTCATGAATTAAAGTGAATAAATCTGAAATGGAATCTGACCAGTTTAATAATATAAATGGATTTGTTAAATGTGCACCTGATGAATAACCACCTGAGCGTTTACCTTTATTCTCATATACATCTACCCATCTATTATTTAAACCTTCTTGTACTACCTCAACATATTCTTTACCCATAGGTTGTAAAGCTTTTACCATCCAATCTTTTGCTTCTTCATAAGGCATTTCAAATGAAGAGTTTTTAACTAAAGGTGTATACATATCGTACATATGCATTTCATCTAATCCAAGAAGTTCTTTTCTTAATTCAGTATATCTGTGTAGCAATGGTAAATATTTATGAACTGTCTCAACTAAGTTGTCATAAACATCTTCAGGAATGAAATTGTTAGATAATGCTTGTTCTCTTGCAGACTTATATTTACGCACTTTAGAGCTGAATATAGCCGTTTTAACTTTACCACTCAATGTAGCCGTTAAAGTGTTATTGTGACTACCATATGCTTCATAAACATTATCATATGCTGATTTTCTTAACACGCGGTCTTCTGATTCTAATAATTTAGTATAAGTTCCTTGCGTTAACTCATGTTCATTGCCATCTTTATCTACTGCAGGTTTGAATTCTAAGTCAGCATTATTAAACATACCAAATACATTACTAGGTGTTTGTAATGCCTCACCCGCTTCAGCTAAAATCTTCTCTTCTTTATCACTTAAAATATGTGGTCTCTTTTTATTTAATTTTTCAATATCAAATTGATATCTCTTTAAATCATCATTTGAAGCTACAAATTCATTTAATGTCGCTTCATCAATTGACATTAATTCCGGTAAAATAAAGCTCCATGCGCTTCCAAACTTATTAGCTAACGTTGCAGCTTTCGCTTCATAACCAGCATATTTATCATTAGCAGTATCTTGGTCATGCTTTAAGTGTGCATATACGTATACTTTACCTAGCTTCTCATCTATTTCACTATCTAATAGTAATGCTTGGTATAACGTGTCTGAGCTATCTTGTAAATGCCCTTTAAACTGTTCTTCTTTCCCTAAATATGATTCTAATTCTTTAAAAGCTTCTTCATAAGCTTCATCTGAAGGAAAGATTGTTGTTAAATCCCATGTATATTGTTCTTGTTGCTCTTCTCTTGTAATTAATTTCGCCATAATAATATCCTCCTATGTCATTCATATTTATAATTTTCTCATTAAATGCTATTTTTTGCACGTGATATCGCCTGTTGTTTAATGACTTCTAAATAGGATGAAACTGCATTTATCACAATCTCTCGTTCAGAATAATTCATGTTAAAAAACGTTCGAAATTTAATGAATTTCTGAAAATCTCCAATACAAAATGTACCCTTTTGCATTTCATAATAAATATAGGTTTGCCACGTTATACAATGTGTTAAAAAATATATTTGTTCTGGCACAACAATGCCTATAAATTCTCGTCTATTCTGATGAATCAATCCCGCTTGATATAATAATGATAAAGTCGGCTCTAGTACACTCCTATTCCTTCTACATTTCGTAATATATGTACGGTATGCTTTATCAGTTAAATAATATGAATGAGCATATTGGGTATTTACCTTTACTAACAAATCGTCCCAACTGATAACCTTTCGATTAGCTATAAATAAATGTTGATCAATTGATTGAATACTTTCATATCTAATTAAAGTCTTGCTATTTGGATTATATGTAATTAATGTTCTATCTTCATGATTGATTAAAGCAGCTTCAAAATAACTTAGTTTCAACATCCCATTATTGAAATTCACTTCCTTACCAATCCATATAACTTTCATGTTTAATGCTTTAAAACCTTCTGACCTACTTACCAACAACTCAAGATTAATTGGTGAATATTGAAATTCTATGACGATAGATTTATTAATGATAATATCTGGTATTTGATCTATTTCATGTAAATAGTACTCCATATCAATTGGAATTCTATTATTAAAATAAGAATATATATGGTGTTTAGATGCCAAATGAGCAATAGATTCTTTCTTATAACTATTTTTCAAACAAAAACTATTAGATTTATGGGCAAAATGATGAATAGTATGTTTCCCTTTTCTTAAAATAAGTTCTCCCATACATTCAGGACATCTATATATTTGCTCAGTTGAAGCATGCTGTGCGTAAACTAATTGATTATGATCATTCAAGCCCATTAACATAAAAAAACACCTCTTTACATTATTAAACGTAAAGAGGTGTTGAAATTACTTATTTTAATTTAATTTTTTTGGTTCAAAATATCTTGTTACTTGTCCCATTACATTATAACTCATGACAACTTTTGCATAATCATCTAGATATAATTTAGACACTTGTGTTGGATTTGCATATTCAAGCAACTGTCCATAGAAGTCATTAATAATGTCTTCATCATCAATTTGATCAAATTGTACATAATAATAATATTTATTATCTAACATATATAATAAGTCTGTGAAAACAATGTCTTTATGTTCATTATAATGTGCATACTCAATAATATCTTCTAACTCTTCAAAACGTACAAGTAATCCGATGTCTTTAGGTACAAAGTGTTTTTCTTCATCTTTACTTTCGTTTTCACCTTCGTTTAAGAGCTCACCGATATTCTGATCAGAATCGAGTGCTTGAGATAAGAAATCATTGACTTGGTATTCTAATTGTTCGTTAGAATCTTCATCAGTCATATTCAACAATTCATCACCTTTAGATTTAGAAACAGTTACTTCTACACCCTTTTCAAAAGCGTGTACTTGAATCCATAAAGGACCTTCAACTACAAATTCTTCTTCGTCATTAATTTCATCCATCATTGACCAGAAAAATTCTTCACCACGTTTGCGGTTAGTCCATAAGTCTTCTCTCTTGAAACCTCTTGCTTCGATATCTTGATAAGTTATAAATAATTTCACCGTTGTTTCATCAATTCGTTCTATTCTCATAATTTCACACTCCCTTACTCTAGGAATAGTACATACATTGTATTATAAACAATAACATTTTAACAGTAATTTGTTTGAACTATTCACATTTATTTTTTTGTACAAAAATAGCTCCTGTAAACAGGAGCTATAAATTTAATATTAGACTAAATTAGTCAACCATACGTTGAGCTTCCAAAAGTTGGAAAGTACGAACTGTACGTGGTAAGAAACGACGAATTTCATCTTCGTTATATCCAACTTGTAAACGTTTCTCGTCTAAAATAATTGGACGACGTAGTAAACCTGGATTATCTTGAATGATTGTATATAATTCTTGTAGAGGTAATGCATCGATATCTACGTTTAATTTTTGATATGTTTTAGAACGAGTTGAAATGATTTCATCTGTTCCATCTTCTGTCATTTTTAAGATTGCTTTAATTTCATCTAATGTTAAGTGTTCTGAAAAAATATTACGCTCCGTATACGGAATGTCATGTTCTTGTAACCATGCTTTCGCTTTACGGCAAGATGTGCAACTTGGTGAAGTAAATAATGTTACCATACATCTCACTCTCCTAATTGAATATTATTTATGTTAAACGTTTGTGAACTGTTAAGTATTTAAAACACTTATTTATATTATCCCCTATATAGCATTAGGTTAAACATAATATGCTCACGTGGTTTAATCTTTATCTCTTTGCTATAAATACATTATATTACTCAAAGATTAAAATTAAATGAGAAATCTCTAATAATTCATTAAAAAGCATATAAAATATTGATTAATTTAGTGTAATTTATACATTTACTTCGCTACAAGAATAACACAACTTACAAATGAATGAAATACTGTTATAATGATAAAAAGAAATTTAGTAGAAAAGAGGCAACATTTAATGGACAATTTATTTTCAGGCATCCAGCCTAGTGGCATTCCAACAATAGCGAATTATATTGGTGCTTTAAAACAATTTAATGAAATTCAAAATGATTATGATTGTTATTTTTGCATAGTGGATCAACACGCTATTACTGTACCACAAGATAGACTTAAACTTAGAGAAAACATTCGTAAACTTGCAGCTATATATTTAGCTTCTGGAATAGATCATGAAAAAGCTACACTTTTCATTCAATCTGAAGTACCTGCCCATATTCAAGCAGGCTGGATTTTAACAACAATTTCATCAATCGGTGAATTAGAAAGAATGACACAATATAAAGATAAAGCACAAAAACAAACCCAAGGCATACCAGCTGGATTGTTAACATATCCTCCTTTAATGGCAGCGGATATCGTACTTTATAATACAAGTATCGTTCCTGTTGGTGATGATCAAAAGCAACATATAGAATTAACTAGAAATTTAGTAGACCGTTTTAATACTAAATACAACGATATTTTAACAAAACCATCCATTCACACACCTAAATTTGGTGCTAGAATTATGAACTTGCAAGACCCTACTAAGAAAATGAGTAAAAGTGATAGCAATCAAAAGACTTTCATTTCATTATTAGATGAGCCAAACGTTGCAGCTAAAAAAATAAAAAGTGCTGTTACAGACTCAGACGGTATCGTAAAATACGACAAAGCAAACAAACCTGGTATTAGTAATTTACTTGTTATTTATTCAAGTATTACAAATAAATCTATAGAAGAATTAGAAACAGAATACGAAGGCAAAGGTTACGGCGACTTTAAAGGTGACTTAGCTGAAGAAGTTAAAAAATTCTTAATAGATTTCCAAGAAAAATTTAATTACTATTACGAAAACAAAGAAGTATTAGACGAAATATTGGATAAAGGACGAGATAAAGCAAGCCTTGTAGCCAATAAAACACTTAAAAAAATGGAAAACGCAATGGGATTAGGAAGAAAAAGAAAATAAAAAAACACGGTAAGCATGTCACTACAATGCTTACCGTGCTAGACTGTCGACAAAGTCACTTAAAGTGAACTTGTTGGCAGTTTTTTTATGTTTATGTACACACTCTAAGGAGCAGAATTCCGAATAATGCTCGTTAGAACTCTCTAAGAAGCAGAATTCCGAATAATGCTCGTTAGAACTCTGTAAGGAGCAGAATTCCGAATAATGCTCGTTAGAACTCTCTAAGGAGCAGAATTCTGAGAAATGCTCGTTAGAATCCTGTAAGGAACAGAATTCCGAATAATGCTCGTTAGAATTCTCTAAGGATCAGAATTCCGAATAATGCTCGTTAGAACTCTCTAAGAAGCAGAATTCCGAATAATGCTCGTTAGAATACAAAACCGATTAAAAACGAAGACGCCTAAGCGTTTAGTACGAGTCGAAGACTACAGGCTGAGACTGTACCCTAGGCAAGCGCGTTTTTAATCGGTTAATTTTATCTATAAAAAAACACGGTAAGCATGTCACTACAATACTTACCGTGCTTTTTTAATTATTTCTTTTCTTTGTATGCTTCTTTCAATGTAGAAACGCCTCCGAATTGGTGATTAACTACATTTTTTACATTTGGTTTTTGAAGTTGTGCTATACCGACTTGATAAAGTGGTACAATGCCCGCTTCATTCAACAACATACCTTCTGCTCGTTGTAATTCAGAAAGTCGTTTGTCAGGGTTACTAGCTAATGATGAGTCTGCTTCTTTAATGATATTGTCATATTCTTTATTAGACCAACCAGTATTATTATGAGCACCGTCAGTCACATATAGTTCTAAGAATGTCATTGGGTCTGGGTAGTCAGGAATCCAGTTTTCTAATGACATTTCATATTGTCCTTTAGAAACAAGGTCTAATTTTTGTTTAAATGGTTGTTGCTTAATTTTAATTGTAACGCCGTCTAAGTTTTTCTCAAGTTGCTCTTTAAAGTATTCTGCATCTCGTTTAGCTGTATCTTTATCGTAAGTCATCAATTCAATTGTGAATTTATCTTTACCTAATGCTTTTTTAGCTTTTTCGAAATGTGCTTTCGCTTCTTTTACATTATATTGGTTATCATTTTTCACGCCATCTTGATACTCTTTACCTTTACTATCTTTCACGAAATCTTTTGGTACAAAGTTATCTGTTGGAATTGATCCGTTATTTAAATTATTTTTTACATAAGCTTTTTTATCAATTGCTTTAGCAAAAGCTAATCTAAAGTCTTTATTTTTAAATTCTGGTACTTTATCTTCATTTAATTTGAAGTAATAAGTAATTGTATCTAATTCTGTAGTATAAGCTTTGTCTTTTTTATATTTCTTCACTTGTTCTGCTGGTAAATCAACGATGTCTAATTTATTCGTTTCATATAAATTTACTGCTGTTGAAGCTTCTTTTACTACTTTATAGTTTACTGTATTTAGTTTAACTTTTTTCTTGTCCCAATATTTATCATTCTTTTTCAACGTAACTTTATCGTCTGGTTTCCAATTTGTCATTTTAAATGGACCATTATAAAGTGTTGATTCTACAGTCGTACCATATTTGTCACCTTGTTTTTTAACGAATTTTTCATTTTGTGGCATGAATGTACCGAATGAAAGTAATTCTTTATAATATGGTAATGATTTAGTAAGTTCGAATTCTAGCGTATGATCATCTACTGCTTTTACACCTAAATCTTTAACATTCTTTTTACCGGTATTAATTGCTTCGGCATTTTTAATATCATACATGATATAAGCATATTCTGATGCTGTTTTAGGGTCTACTACTTTTCTCCAAGCGTAAACAAAATCATTTGCTGTAACGGGATCACCGTTTGACCATTTTGCATCTTCTCTTAACTTCACTGTCCATTTTTTACCATTGTTTGTGATTTTCGGTTCGCCTTTTGCTACTGCTGGTATTGCTTTATCATCCTTATCCAGCGTGTATAAACCTTCCATCGTTTGGAAGAACATATCGAATGATAAACCATCCGTTGCCATAGCTGAGTCCATAGTAGGCACGTCACCGTTAATTTGTAAATTTAAAGTATTATCGTCACTAGCATTTTTTCCACCTTTTCCTGATGAACATGCACTCAATATTAATACAAGTGTCAGCAAAATGGATATAAATTTAATACTTCTCCTCATGTAACTCATCCCCTTAGTCTTTATTTATTAAAGTTATTGATTCGTTACTTCTTAATATAAGCATGTTTTAAATCATTGTTTCCGCCAAATTGATGTCTTTCAATATCTTTAGCGTAACTTTTCGTTAATCTAGCATTACCTTGTTGATAAATTGGAATGATCGTTGCTTCATTCAACAATAAAGTTTCAGCGTCTTGCATCGTTTTGATACGTTGCTCTTCTTTATCTAAATATTTATTTCCAGCTTCATCAATTTTTTTATCATATTCTGAGTTTTTCCATCCAGTTTCATTCATAACATTATCACTTTTAAACAATTCTAAGAATGTCATAGCATCTGGATAGTCAGGACCCCATCTACCGAATGAAATTTGATAATCCATACTACTTTCTAATTTTAATTTTTGCTTATAAGGTTGTTGTTTTACTTTAATTTTGACGCCAGGTAAGTTCTTTTCAATTTGTTCTTTGAAATATTCAGCATCTTTTTTAGCATTGTCTTGGTCATATGTTAATAATTCAAAAGTAAATTCATCTTTCCCAAGTGCTTTTTTAGCTGCTTTTAAATGCTTTTGAGCTTCAGCTTTATTAAATTTATTATCTGTTTTAACACCTTTAGTATAATCTTCGCCTTTAGAATCTTTAACGAATTTAGTTGGTACTAATGTATCAGCAACTTTAGAACCATTATTTAAATTACTCTTAACATATTGTTCTCTATCAATCGATTGAGCTATAGCCATTCTTAAATCTTTATTTTTAAATTCTGGAACGTCTTTTTGATTCAATCTCATAAAGTACACTCTAGATTCAAGATCAGTATTAAAAGCTTTATCTTTTTTATATTTCTCAACATTTTCAGCAGGAATTAATGTTTCATCCACATCCCCGGAATTATACATATTCAATGCTGTTTGAGGTTCTTTAACTACTTTGAAATTAGCAGAATCTAATTTTACGTTACCTTTATCCCAATACTCTTTATTTTTAGTTAACGTATAATTATCTTCAGTTTTCCAATCAGATAAAGTAAATGGTCCGTTATATACTGTATCCTTTGCACTCGTTCCATACTTATTGCCTTTTTCTTTAGCGAACTTTTCATTTTGTGGTAAAAATGAACCAAATGTTAATAATTCTTGGTAATACGGTAACTCGCGATTAAGCTTAATTTCTAACGTTTTATCATCAATCGCTTTTACGCCAAGTTCTTCAGGTTTCTTTTTGCCTTTATTAACGTCCTCTGCGTTTTTAATATCAAACATAATAAACGCATACTCAGAAGCATTTTTAGGATCCACTAATTTGCGCCAAGCATATACAAAGTCTTGCGCTCTAACTTTGTCACCGTTAGACCATTTCGCCTCTTTCAATTCAATCGTCCAAGTTAAACCATCTTTAGACTTCTTAGGATCACCTTTAGCAATACCCGGAATTGCTTTTTCATTTTTGTCTAACTTATACAACCCTTCCATCGTATTGTTTAACGTGTCAAAAGATACTGCATCCGTTGCTAACGTCGAGTCCATTGAAGGTATATCAGAAATAGAAATCAATCGTAACTTCTTGCCATCCCCTGCTGAGTTACTATCTTTACTTCCACTCCCACTACACGCCGACAATAATAAGATAATCGACAAAAATACAAACAAACTCCATTTCAATTTAACTTTGTTCATACACAAATCCCCTTATTCAATTTTTGAAAATTCAGTCATTTCTGAACTTTCTTCAATTATAAAGTTAAAATCAAATTGTCGCAACATAACTTTTTATAATGAATATAATGATAATATAAATAATTTAGTCAAACTGAATAGAATGCGGTTATA encodes the following:
- a CDS encoding GTP pyrophosphokinase family protein is translated as MNQWEEFLEPYKQAIDELKIKLKGLRKQYESLDRPSPIEFVTGRVKPISSIIDKANQRDIPFDRLREEMYDIAGLRMMCQFVDDIDVVVELLRQRQDFEVVEERNYIQYTKESGYRSYHVIVSYPIETLHGQTYILAEIQIRTLAMNFWATIEHTLRYKYDGDYPPEIRNRLERAAEAAFLLDEEMSEIREEIQEAQKYYSRQKSNKHKHD
- a CDS encoding CYTH domain-containing protein; this translates as MGQELEIEFKNMLTEDEYKSIKHYYFKQNEPFKQTNHYIDTQNHDIISKKMALRIREKANQFEMTLKVPQEVGLLEYNEVVEFLPEKNQKLDKQFLPISITNILMKHNIPIEELELLGDLTTYRLEKETEDGLLVLDHSKYLNTEDYELEFEVSDYQQGEKAFSKLLNSLNINRRKPDNKVKRFFDTERKST
- a CDS encoding globin; translation: MNPYEVIDPKDLYDMIDHFYILVEQDSRINHLFPGDFAETSRKQKQFLTQFLGGPALYTEEHGHPMLRQRHLPFKITNIERDAWLENMHQALDASQLDKDIQEYLFERLKLTANHMVNA
- a CDS encoding DsbA family protein, which translates into the protein MAEELRLIYANEQNNIDLTPVSKIEIYSFFDPFCEDCFNLSSTLAKLKIEYQKYIKIRQILNPSLKVLTKCQAQSTCEFDNVALAFKAAELQGHNKATRFLNLIQNEIIPHEKIITSELVRKCAYKAGIDLSVFIKDLQDQALTESLQTDLHIAREMDINMTPSLVFFNEDIHSEGLKVEGLYPYHIYTYIIQELIGTEVEKQLPPKLLEYIQSQSIISEQEIATIYEWPEKIVKRELRKLQLQGYVEPQTSPHGDFWKCKK
- the pepF gene encoding oligoendopeptidase F yields the protein MAKLITREEQQEQYTWDLTTIFPSDEAYEEAFKELESYLGKEEQFKGHLQDSSDTLYQALLLDSEIDEKLGKVYVYAHLKHDQDTANDKYAGYEAKAATLANKFGSAWSFILPELMSIDEATLNEFVASNDDLKRYQFDIEKLNKKRPHILSDKEEKILAEAGEALQTPSNVFGMFNNADLEFKPAVDKDGNEHELTQGTYTKLLESEDRVLRKSAYDNVYEAYGSHNNTLTATLSGKVKTAIFSSKVRKYKSAREQALSNNFIPEDVYDNLVETVHKYLPLLHRYTELRKELLGLDEMHMYDMYTPLVKNSSFEMPYEEAKDWMVKALQPMGKEYVEVVQEGLNNRWVDVYENKGKRSGGYSSGAHLTNPFILLNWSDSISDLFTLIHEFGHSAHSYFSRKNQQSNESDYSIFVAEVASTTNEALLSEYMDKNLEDPEKRKYLLNQELERFRATLFRQTMFAEFEHLIHKIVEEGEPLTSERLNKEYAELNVKYFGDSVVTDDNIAKEWSRIPHFYYNFYVYQYATGYSAAQALSKQILEEGEPAVKRYINEFLKAGSSDYPIEVLKKAGVDMTSKKPIEEAMEVFEEKLNAFEKLVKSN
- a CDS encoding competence protein CoiA family protein; amino-acid sequence: MLMGLNDHNQLVYAQHASTEQIYRCPECMGELILRKGKHTIHHFAHKSNSFCLKNSYKKESIAHLASKHHIYSYFNNRIPIDMEYYLHEIDQIPDIIINKSIVIEFQYSPINLELLVSRSEGFKALNMKVIWIGKEVNFNNGMLKLSYFEAALINHEDRTLITYNPNSKTLIRYESIQSIDQHLFIANRKVISWDDLLVKVNTQYAHSYYLTDKAYRTYITKCRRNRSVLEPTLSLLYQAGLIHQNRREFIGIVVPEQIYFLTHCITWQTYIYYEMQKGTFCIGDFQKFIKFRTFFNMNYSEREIVINAVSSYLEVIKQQAISRAKNSI
- the mecA gene encoding adaptor protein MecA translates to MRIERIDETTVKLFITYQDIEARGFKREDLWTNRKRGEEFFWSMMDEINDEEEFVVEGPLWIQVHAFEKGVEVTVSKSKGDELLNMTDEDSNEQLEYQVNDFLSQALDSDQNIGELLNEGENESKDEEKHFVPKDIGLLVRFEELEDIIEYAHYNEHKDIVFTDLLYMLDNKYYYYVQFDQIDDEDIINDFYGQLLEYANPTQVSKLYLDDYAKVVMSYNVMGQVTRYFEPKKLN
- the spxA gene encoding transcriptional regulator SpxA, with translation MVTLFTSPSCTSCRKAKAWLQEHDIPYTERNIFSEHLTLDEIKAILKMTEDGTDEIISTRSKTYQKLNVDIDALPLQELYTIIQDNPGLLRRPIILDEKRLQVGYNEDEIRRFLPRTVRTFQLLEAQRMVD
- the trpS gene encoding tryptophan--tRNA ligase, with the protein product MDNLFSGIQPSGIPTIANYIGALKQFNEIQNDYDCYFCIVDQHAITVPQDRLKLRENIRKLAAIYLASGIDHEKATLFIQSEVPAHIQAGWILTTISSIGELERMTQYKDKAQKQTQGIPAGLLTYPPLMAADIVLYNTSIVPVGDDQKQHIELTRNLVDRFNTKYNDILTKPSIHTPKFGARIMNLQDPTKKMSKSDSNQKTFISLLDEPNVAAKKIKSAVTDSDGIVKYDKANKPGISNLLVIYSSITNKSIEELETEYEGKGYGDFKGDLAEEVKKFLIDFQEKFNYYYENKEVLDEILDKGRDKASLVANKTLKKMENAMGLGRKRK